The following coding sequences are from one Dreissena polymorpha isolate Duluth1 chromosome 8, UMN_Dpol_1.0, whole genome shotgun sequence window:
- the LOC127840985 gene encoding uncharacterized protein LOC127840985 yields MSSVNCSFDENDCCYGFADPSVTGVGAVPWVWKDHPKGAGRLVSYFNPYGGPRNYAVLTTPSLPRSDPLVRLQFRVQLESLCQYMLLVRGRCRAVCLYMLLVRGRCRAVCLYMLLVRGRCRAVCLYMLLVRGRCRAVCLYMLLVRGRCRAVCLYMLLVRGRCRAVCLYMLLVRGRCRAVCLYMLLVRGRCRAVCLYMLLVRGRCRAVCLYMLLVRGRCRASRGGRTCEGTENAVVLFSGF; encoded by the exons ATGTCTAGCGTCAACTGTTCCTTCGACGAGAACGACTGTTGCTATGGCTTCGCTGACCCCTCGGTCACGGGGGTAGGGGCAGTCCCGTGGGTGTGGAAGGACCATCCCAAAGGGGCGG gTCGACTTGTATCCTACTTCAACCCCTACGGCGGGCCACGTAACTACGCAGTCCTGACCACGCCCTCATTACCACGAAGTGATCCCCTCGTCCGGCTTCAGTTCAGG GTGCAGCTTGAAAGTTTGTGCCAGTATATGTTATTAGTGCGGGGCCGATGTCGTGCAGTGTGCCTGTATATGTTATTAGTGCGGGGCCGATGTCGTGCAGTGTGCCTGTATATGTTATTAGTGCGGGGCCGATGTCGTGCAGTGTGCCTGTATATGTTATTAGTGCGGGGCCGATGTCGTGCAGTGTGCCTGTATATGTTATTAGTGCGGGGCCGATGTCGTGCAGTGTGCCTGTATATGTTATTAGTGCGGGGCCGATGTCGTGCAGTGTGTCTGTATATGTTATTAGTGCGGGGCCGATGTCGTGCAGTGTGCCTGTATATGTTATTAGTGCGGGGCCGATGTCGTGCAGTGTGCCTGTATATGTTATTAGTGCGGGGCCGATGTCGTGCAGTGTGCCTGTATATGTTATTAGTGCGGGGCCGATGTCGTGCATCGCGAGGAGGGAGAACATGTGAAGGAACTGAAAACGCTGTTGTTCTGTTTTCGggtttttaa